From the genome of Vicia villosa cultivar HV-30 ecotype Madison, WI linkage group LG2, Vvil1.0, whole genome shotgun sequence, one region includes:
- the LOC131649432 gene encoding uncharacterized protein LOC131649432 has product MKLYIKEQLRKIRYLETTDMKPSSQLVKTKGHPKKLKPTPNGNLTTRSPSYCEHVNKIFPDSPTPKSQKSSNKGARIGKPPPIPIPLKIPIIEEVHSPSKIPLIEEMPIFMHPYIERIIDVAGDGNCGYRVVSTLFCNGEGNHTVVRHQLIPEMGHRIACAYDMVGIDLTHYGFYETFFPLRTAPPTNSNDRIMCIGWHSKASHFVQVYLKPGCPKPPTSPEWMLHHTKDVETWPDFFVDRMHEFEGLKNIEKETNKEKSKLKPPIDLGGDSSFDVFSSFKV; this is encoded by the coding sequence ATGAAACTCTACATCAAAGAACAATTGCGTAAGATTAGATATCTCGAAACAACTGACATGAAACCGTCCTCTCAACTGGTTAAGACAAAGGGTCATCCGAAGAAATTGAAGCCTACACCGAATGGCAACTTGACTACACGGTCTCCTTCTTATTGTGAGCATGTCAATAAAATTTTTCCCGACTCACCGACTCCTAAATCTCAAAAAAGTTCAAATAAAGGAGCTCGCATAGGCAAACCACCTCCGATACCTATTCCACTAAAAATTCCAATTATCGAAGAGGTGCATAGTCCTTCAAAAATTCCATTAATTGAAGAGATGCCGATTTTTATGCACCCTTACATCGAGCGGATCATAGATGTTGCGGGGGATGGTAATTGTGGTTACCGAGTCGTCTCAACATTGTTTTGTAATGGAGAGGGTAACCATACAGTTGTCCGTCATCAACTCATCCCGGAAATGGGACATCGTATTGCATGTGCCTATGATATGGTGGGCATTGACTTGACGCATTATGGTTTTTATGAAACCTTTTTCCCACTCCGCACCGCACCGCCTACAAATTCAAATGATCGCATCATGTGTATTGGATGGCATTCAAAAGCGAGTCACTTtgtgcaagtttacttgaaaccgggATGCCCCAAACCACCTACGTCACCGGAATGGATGCTTCATCATACCAAAGATGTTGAGACGTGGCCGGATTtttttgttgataggatgcacGAATTCGAAGGATTGAAGAACATCGAGAAGGAAACAAATAAGGAAAAGTCAAAACTGaaaccaccaatagatttaggTGGCGACAGTTCTTTTGATGTATTCtctagtttcaaagtgtaa
- the LOC131646331 gene encoding peamaclein-like, translating to MAKLVYAFLLIVVTAFVIQDVYAGGEGSVHPNECAGACNVRCSASSYKERCLKYCNICCAKCLCVPSGTSGNKEECPCYNNLKNDKGGPKCP from the exons ATGGCTAAATTAGTTTATGCATTTCTTCTAATTGTTGTCACAGCTTTTGTGATCCAAGATGTTTAT GCTGGTGGAGAAGGATCTGTTCATCCTAATG AGTGTGCTGGAGCATGTAATGTGCGATGTTCCGCAAGTTCATACAAGGAGAGATGTTTAAAGTATTGTAACATTTGTTGTGCAAAATGTTTATGTGTTCCATCTGGAACATCTGGTAACAAGGAAGAATGTCCATGTTATAATAACTTGAAAAATGATAAAGGAGGACCCAAGTGTCCTTAG